The Chlamydia trachomatis A/HAR-13 nucleotide sequence AGACAATACGATCTTCTTCTTTCCTACGCATCTATCTATTTAGAAGATGCAGCAAAAAATCGTTATCAAGGGAAAGAACATGCTTTAGTTAAACTCTGTATCCGCCAGATTGAAAACCATGAAAATCCTTATATCGGCATTAACGATCATGGATACAGAATGTCTCCAGAGGAAGAGGCCAATAGCTTCCATGTTCGTATTATCAAATCTATTGCTCACAGCCTAGATGCGCATACCGCCTACTTTAGTCAGGAAGAAGCTCTATCCATGAGAGCTCAGCTGGAGAAAGGCATGTGTGGCATAGGAGTCGTGCTTAAAGAAGATATTGATGGGGTTGTGGTTAAAGAAGTCCTTGCTGGAGGCCCTGCTGATAAAACGGGTAGCCTTCGTGTAGGTGATATTATTTACCGTGTAAATGGGAAAAATATTGAAAACACCCCTTTCCCCGGGGTTTTAGATTCTCTAAGAGGTTCTCCAGGATCCTCCGTTACTTTAGATATCCACAGACAAAATAATGACCACGTCATTCAGTTACGTCGTGAAAAAATTCTCTTAGATAGTCGTCGTGTCGACGTGTCTTACGAGCCGTACGGTAATGGCATTATCGGTAAGATCACCTTGCACTCTTTCTATGAAGGAGAAAACCAAGTATCGAGCGAACAAGATCTACGTAAAGCCATTCGAGAATTACAAGAAAAAAACCTGCTTGGCTTAGTTCTTGATATTCGAGAGAATACGGGAGGATTTTTATCTCAAGCCATCAAAGTGTCTGGGTTATTTTTAACGAATGGGGTTGTGGTTGTCTCCCGCTATGCAGATGGTTCGGTAAAACGCTACCGCACTATTTCTCCTCAAAAATTTTATGATGGGCCGCTAGCTGTTTTGGTTTCTAAAAGTTCCGCTTCGGCAGCAGAAATTGTTGCACAAACACTCCAGGATTACGGAGTAGCCCTGATCGTGGGAGATCAACAAACTTATGGAAAAGGAACCATCCAACATCAGACTATCACTGGAAGCAACAGTCAAGAAGATTTCTTTAAAGTGACAGTGGGGAGATATTACTCTCCTTCGGGAAAATCCACACAACTCGAAGGAGTGAAATCAGACATTGTTATCCCCTCACGTTATGCAGAAGATAAACTCGGAGAACGCTTTTTAGAGTATGCTCTACCAGCTGATCAATACGAAAATGTGATCAATGACAACCTGGGAGACCTAGATATCAACATCCGTCCTTGGTTTCAAAAATACTATTCTCCACATTTACAAAAACCAGAACTGGTTTGGAGAGAAATGCTTCCTCAGCTTGCTCACAATAGCCAAGAACGTCTTGAAAAAAACAAAAACTTTGAGATTTTTGTCCAACACTTGAAAAAAACAAACAAACAGGATCGATCGTTTGGAAGCAACGATCTGCAAATGGAAGAAAGTGTGAACATCGTTAAGGATATGATCCTTCTAAAATCTATATCATAAACTCCAGCTCAATAAAATCTGGGAGGAGAACTCTTTCCTCCTCCCTTTCCATACATCATCTCTCAGCAGATCATCCATAAAAACTGCTGCTATCATCTTTTGCCTATAGAGCAATCTCTTATCATTGGGTCTGATCCACCAGACTATTTCTTCTAGATAGAGATTCCACTACCCCATCTATGGCATTCAACCTCTCATCAGTAAACACTTTATTAGAGTTGTTTATCTGCCCATCATCGATGATATCTTCTGAAGTCTTTAATACCTTCTTACATAAGATCCATCTCTCCGGAGAACAGTGTCCTTCCATGGATAAAATTCCTACGCAGATATTCACGCATCCCAAAATAGCAGGAATAGCTACTAGATAGATGGCATTTACAAACGAAGCTGCCGAAACTAGGAATATCAAAGTAGCAATCACTAAAAGTAGTCCTATCACCACTAATCCCACCTTAAATGCAGTGGAAGATAGAAGATTCGATATACGCTCTTTCAGTGTTAATGGTGCAGAACTAGTGGAAATATCCTGTGCCGAATTGGAAGATCCAGCTCCTTGAACAACGGGTACAGTGCTCATATTTTACATTCCTTTTTTGGTTGTGAGCAGGGAGTCTACACAAACACTTGTTTTTTCAAAAACCCATCTAGAATATGCTCTGAGACCGAAAATGAACTCTTTTATTTTCATATAGATAACAAAAAAAAGCCGCCCAGGAATCCCTGGACGGCACCTACACATCGATAAAATCAAAGATTAATAGATGTGTGTATTCTCTGTATCAGAAACTGGAACAGTCAATGTATCGGAAGAAAGAATCGCTTCCCCACGAGCATCTCCAGCTGATACTGCTTTCAATGTTACAGAAAACTCTACAGTTTCTTTAGAACCTAATCTAGGTAACGAATCGAATACTACTGTATTGCCTGTAATCGTTCCTTTAGTTGGTCCAGAGAAGGATACAGGTTGCAGTTCTTTAGAGAATTTAAGCATTAAAGAAACATTTGTATCTTCTGCAGAACCTCTGTTGGTGACACAAATACGGTAAACAGTATTTTCTCCTACACAAACAGGGTCACAAGTATCTACTACGCACATATGAGTAGCAGCAACTCCTTTCCAGTAAGTTGTCGCTTCTGCGCAAGAAGTACAAGTACCACAGTCAGAGCAGCTCTTCACAACAACATTATTTGTGAATTGTCCAGGAGTTTGTGCTCTTACTAGAACTTTATACTGTAGAGACTCTCCAGGATTCAGTTCTTTCACAGTCCAAACTACTTTATTACAAGAAATTTGAGCTCCTGCAGCTTCAAGAACTGTGACTCCGGGAGAAAGAGTGTCTTCAACGACGACATCTCGCAACACAAGATCTCCAGGATTGGAAACGGAGATCACATATTCTACAGGCTTACAAACATAAGACCAATCTGCTCCTGCAATACTTACTTGTACGCAAGGCTCGTTGATCACAGTTGTTACGCTTGCTGTATTTTTATGTCCTCCACAGTAAGAAACCGTTGCTATATTGGTAGCACGACCACGTTTAAGCGGACAAAACTCTACAGTAATTGTTCTGTGCTCTCCAGGTTGCATATCTCCAAGAGTAAACGTCAGTACACGCTGTCCAGAAGAATGAGCGTAACCATCTGGAACAGGATTTTCAACAACAACGTTACGAGCTGTTGCTGTTCCTTGGTTCACTATATTAATTTTGTAAACTACTGGGCAACGCAAACAAGCATTCTCTGGGCCTTCTTGTTTAACACAGATAGCAGGTTGTCCACATTTTGTAACCGAACGGATCTCTGGACAAGCGCATACTGTTGCAGCTGTAAAGCAGCAACCTTCTTTAAGAGGTTTTACCCATACAGTAATTTTACTCTTTTCGCCTTGTCCTAAGCGGTCAATTTTCCAAACTAGCTTACCATCAGCAGTAGGAGTTGTCGCTGGATCACTGCGTACGAACTCTGCTTCACATGGTAATTGCTGAGTAATGATAACATCAACACAATCCCTTTTACCTGTAGCAGTAATTTCAATAGGATAGGGAGATCCTACCGTAGCATATTCAGGAACAGCTTGTGTGATTTCAACATTGCGATCATCATTAACTTTGACTGTATACATTCTGCCAAAGCAAGAATCCTGTTTAGGTCCTGTAGCTTTAGACTCATGAACCGGAGCAACCTCTTTACGGTCTACGGGAGTCTCTTTGCTGTGGTTTTTTCTTGCTTTTTTGCTTTTATGAGAAGTGTTGTCTTTCGCTTTGGTGTCAGCTAAGCTAATAACGTTTGTAGAGAGAGACTCTGCCATAGAGGTCTCTAACACCCCGCTAGCAAATAAACTCGCCACACTAGTCACCGCGAAGATCGTCACTGCTCGTCTGATGAGTTTGTTCATAGGATCTCCTATTCGCATAGATTATTTTTTGTCTGCCATCGGGTACAAATTGTTATTAACTAACTTTTACCCTCAACATTTTCTTGTTAGCCGAAATAGTTAGTAAGGAAGCCAACTTCCTTACTAACTACATCTGTTGTGGGTAGGCTCTTAACTTGCGCTACCTATTGTCTGCATTTGCCGTCAACTGGAATTCCTCTAGCTTGAGGGCCATGTTTAGCATCTTGGTGCGTATCCCCTCCGCAAGGTTTGCAAGCTGGGACATACCCGTTACAAGAGTTGCAACCACCGTCTACGTCTTTCTTCTTAGATTCACAAGGTGAACATTGGATAGGTGCGCATGGATCTTCGAAGCAACAGTCAACGATACGACAACAACTACTTAAAGAAACAACACTACATAAAGCAGCGAGTAAAGCAGTTTTTTTCATAACTTCCAGACTCCTTTCTAGAAAAGGGCTCTTGAAGTTTCTTTTATCGATAAAAGCAATTCTTTTAACAATAAAAGAAACTAGCCCTCATAGACAATATTACATTATAAAATAAAAATTATATCAATTGTTTTTTAAAACAAATCGTCTAATAACAGGTAATTAGCAAATCAAAGCAAACAAAATAAAATAATAAACAGCTCGGATTCAAAGAGATAAGTTTGCCTACAAACAAAACAAACTTCGATAGAATAAATAAACTAAAACTAAAATCTATCTAAACTATAGATAACAAACAGACTAACTATATAATACAAGAATCGGAGGGATGAAAAAATGAAAAGATTTTTCCTTTTTATTGTAGCTACTGCTGCCCTCCTGACACAAGGGTGCTCCTATGAACCCCCGAAAAGGGAGTACATCTTAGCCCAGAAGTGCTCCCCTCTTTTCAAACACGCCCGAACCTTAGATTTCTCTCTAGCTCAAGCAGTATTTGAAATGACCTTCTTTACCAAAGCACCACCCTGTGTATCAAGTCTTGAAGAATTGTCTCAAAATTAGAAGTCTAAAAATCTAATGTCTTCAAGAGGCTGATCCTGCAACGCTTTGTCGACTTGCTGCTGCACTTTCTTGGATACTCCTCCCAATAGATTTTGAGCATAGGTCAGCCGTGCTCGCGTCCTAGCCTTACCTAGTAATTCCATCGAATCAAAAAGAGGAAGTCCCTGTTTTGCACCAGTAATAGCCACATATAGCAGAGGGATTACAGCCTTCTTATGATGCACTTGAAAAGCCTCTGCTAACCATTTAGATCCTTGATAGAAGAAATCTTTCTCCCATAGATCCTTCTTCTCTAAATACTTCACTAGGCTATACAACATGACTGCAGCCTGCTCTTGCTTAAGCGAAGATGGCAATAACTCCTCTTTACTATATTGAGGAATCGCAGTGAAAAAGAAGCTGGTTAACCCAACGAAATCGGCTAACGTAGTGATACGTGATTGACAGAGAGGAAGAATTTTCAATAAAAACTCGTCATTCCAGAGCCACCCCTTCAATTCTTGTAAGAGACTCTCTGGAGATCCTTCGTGGTTAAGATAGTGTTTGTTCATCCAGTCTAACTTACGGATATCGAAAACGGCTCCGGATCTTCCAATTCGTTTAGGATCAAACGCTTCTATCAAACGCTGCATGGAATAAATCTCTTCATCCCCTTCCATACTATACCCCATTAGGGTCAGGAAATTCATGAACGCTTCTTTTTTGTATCCAGCATCCCGATAGTAAAAAATAGAAGTAGGATTCTTTCTCTTGGAAAGCTTACTTCCATCAGGATTTAGAAGAAGCGGCATATGGAAAAACTGCGGAGGCTCCCACCCAAAAGCTTCGTAAAGAAGAAGGTGTTTAGGTGTAGAACTTAACCACTCTTCCCCTCGCAACACATGGGTAATCCCCATCAAATGATCATCAACTACATTAGCAAAGTGATACGTAGGGAACCCGTCTGATTTAACCAAAACTTGATCGTCAACATCTGCCCAAGGGAAAACGACACAACCTTTGCATTGATCTTCAAAAACACTTTCTCCCGTCAAAGGCACTTTCAAACGAATGGTATAAGGCTGTCCTTGCTCTTCTCTTTGTCGAACTTCCTCTGGAGATAGGTAACGATACCGGCGATCGTATCCTCCTCTGTACCCCAGAGTACTGGCAACCGCCCGCATTTCCTGCAATTCTTGAGGAGTAGCAAAACACTTGTACGCACAATCTGTTTGTAAGAGGATCTCTGCGTATTTTTTGTAAATCTCTGTGCGTTCGGACTGCCGATAAGGGCCATAAGCTCCTCCAACATCTGGACCTTCGTCCCAACGAATTCCGCACCACTTGAGGGCGGAGAAAATATTTGCTTCATAATCGTCCCGACTTCGAGTTTGATCCGTATCTTCAATCCTCAAAATCATTTGCCCATTATATTTTCTTGCAAAAACCTCATTAAACAGAGCCATATAAGCAGTCCCCACATGAGGATCTCCTGTAGGAGAAGGGGCTACTCTAACGCGTACATTTTGGACAGTCATTCGCTACTAACCCAGGAAAGGAAACTTTTCTATCTTTATGAAATGAACACCCCGTCCCGGGTTCCTGTCCTATGAATCAGGCATAAAATCGGACCGTTCAAAGCCCTATGTTCCTAAACGATACCAGAGAGATTCATTCTTGGCGACTTTAACAAAACTAAAATAACGAGTTTTTCGGAGCTCTTTTTCAACAAAAAAAAAGCCCCCCTCCGGAATTCCGGAGGAGGCCCAAGCTCTCCCCTGCTGTGCCCTTACAGAGAAGGCTCTATCTCTATGAGATAAAATTTTCTGCGTCTGCCAGCAAATCTGCGCCCAAAGCCTCAAAACCCTCTCTCATGGCTGCAAGACTTTTCCCTTTGCGCTCAGCTTCCTTCTTCAGATAATCGTTTCGATATCTGTCTACTTCCGAAACGTGAATGACCCAAGCAGATCCCCGACGCTCTCCTTTCATAGCACCAATGCGTGTAGCATAGTAAATCTTCTGTTCAGGAACATCCAGCATGGACGCCACTTGTCCCACGGAATAAAAGCCTTTCTCGTTATCAAACAGAAGCTCTCCTTGATAAGTAGATTTAGCTCGTGAATAACGATTACGTCTGTAATCCTCTAGATCTTGCAAATCTATTTCCCAACGAGTAGTCTTCGATGCTTTTAATTTCTTCTGTTTAATAGCAACATAGATAGCCTGACGAGTCACATTATGCAACTTGGCAGCCTGAGTAATCGATACTCTTTGCGAAGTAACAGGAACAGCATTCTCTTCTTGCTGCTGAACTTGAACTTGTTCTGCTTCGACCCCTGTATCTTGTTGTAAGCATTCCATACGACTGTTTAGTCCTCCCTCGTCCACTTAAAAATAAATCCTCTCATCTTGGCCTGTCTTGTGAATAATGGCTCTGTGACCTTCTAACCCAGTCTCTTAGAGCTATGCTTATTGAATCTCTAAGTCGGACAAGCCCTTTCCACTCTATTCTCTCTTCCTAGTTTAGCGAGCGCTTACTGAAAAATTGCAAAATCCTTAAAAAGAGAAGGTAACATTTTCCCAACAAAAAACTTATTAATCAAGCGGTTTGTTAAAAATAAATGCTATTTTTGAAACAAAGTTTTGTAAAGTTTTTTACAATAGGAGAGATTTTGTCCTCTCCCCTACTCTGAGACGACTAGAGAGGATAATACAGACTTCTAAAAACCCAATCGAAACCACTAAACAAATTCAGGGTTAAGGATTTACAACCGAGGAATCTGTATACGAAAATCCTGAATCAACAAACGAATTGCTCCGCGAGCCGACCGCCTCATAATACGTAACGTATAGGCGATATCCAAAGGTATATTCCAATTCGCTTTGAGTAGACTAATCTTATCCCCCTGACCGAAAGCCGTCCCCTCCAAGTTTCTCTCCCCACTATTCAAATACAATTTGACATGGTTCCCGGCTAATAACTTTGGATAACGCACCTGTATGGCTTTTGTATAGAAGACTGGGGATACATTCCCTTTTCCAAAAGGCTCAAGAAGCTCCATAGAAGCAATTAAATCCCGATTGATGCGAGAGAAATCCATCCCAACATCTAAGGAAAGCGTACGCATTGCATCATCTTTTCTCAAAGAAGAACTCACTAGATGAATAAATTTTTTCCTGAATCCCTCGACCTGATCTTCTTTGATCATAAGCCCGGCAGCGAAATCATGCCCGCCATACGATAGAAAAAAGGATTCGCATTTACGAAGAACTCCTAATAAAGGGAAAGATCCTATAGTACGTAAAGATCCCTTTCCTATCCCATCTTGGAGAGCAATAATTGCTACTGGCTTGTTATAGGTACGCGCTAAACGAGCAGAAATAATGGGGATTACTCTAGAGTGCCAATTAGGAGAAGCTAATACAATAGCTGATTGAGCTGTAAGCTTAGGATTCGCAGCTAGAATCCTTTCCACATCGCGCAGTACCTCGGCTTCTATTCGCTGACGCTCTTGATTTACAGCAGAAAGCTCTGAGACGATCGTTCCAATATTTTTAGGATCATGAGACAAAAGTAACTTTACACCCTGACTTGAATCTGCCAACCTCCCTAAACTATTGAGTTTTGGAGTAATTCTAATTCCTAGATTGGTCGACGATACCTCAGACTTATCAACCCCTGATAATGAACACAGCTTTTTTAAGCCTAATCGTTTTCCTTTTGCTATTTCTTTAATTCCATAAGAAACTAAGATACGATTCTCTCCTGAAAGCCTCCCTACATCTGCAATCGTCCCCAAACTTACCAAATCTAAAAAACGCAAAAGGTCTATTTTGTCTTTCCAAGAAGCATCCTGCTGGATCAATTCTTCATAGGTTGCGCATACCAATTTAAACGCGACTCCTACTCCTGTAAGCTCTTTATTTGGATAAGGATTTTTATCTAATTTAGGATTTAGCATTGCAACGCAATGCGGAAGCTTCCCTGTAGGCATATGGTGATCCGTAACGATCACGTCTATACCCTGTTTATTGA carries:
- a CDS encoding cysteine-rich outer membrane protein, with the translated sequence MSTVPVVQGAGSSNSAQDISTSSAPLTLKERISNLLSSTAFKVGLVVIGLLLVIATLIFLVSAASFVNAIYLVAIPAILGCVNICVGILSMEGHCSPERWILCKKVLKTSEDIIDDGQINNSNKVFTDERLNAIDGVVESLSRRNSLVDQTQ
- a CDS encoding helix-turn-helix domain-containing protein, with protein sequence MECLQQDTGVEAEQVQVQQQEENAVPVTSQRVSITQAAKLHNVTRQAIYVAIKQKKLKASKTTRWEIDLQDLEDYRRNRYSRAKSTYQGELLFDNEKGFYSVGQVASMLDVPEQKIYYATRIGAMKGERRGSAWVIHVSEVDRYRNDYLKKEAERKGKSLAAMREGFEALGADLLADAENFIS
- the omcB gene encoding outer membrane complex protein OmcB, with translation MRIGDPMNKLIRRAVTIFAVTSVASLFASGVLETSMAESLSTNVISLADTKAKDNTSHKSKKARKNHSKETPVDRKEVAPVHESKATGPKQDSCFGRMYTVKVNDDRNVEITQAVPEYATVGSPYPIEITATGKRDCVDVIITQQLPCEAEFVRSDPATTPTADGKLVWKIDRLGQGEKSKITVWVKPLKEGCCFTAATVCACPEIRSVTKCGQPAICVKQEGPENACLRCPVVYKINIVNQGTATARNVVVENPVPDGYAHSSGQRVLTFTLGDMQPGEHRTITVEFCPLKRGRATNIATVSYCGGHKNTASVTTVINEPCVQVSIAGADWSYVCKPVEYVISVSNPGDLVLRDVVVEDTLSPGVTVLEAAGAQISCNKVVWTVKELNPGESLQYKVLVRAQTPGQFTNNVVVKSCSDCGTCTSCAEATTYWKGVAATHMCVVDTCDPVCVGENTVYRICVTNRGSAEDTNVSLMLKFSKELQPVSFSGPTKGTITGNTVVFDSLPRLGSKETVEFSVTLKAVSAGDARGEAILSSDTLTVPVSDTENTHIY
- the gltX gene encoding glutamate--tRNA ligase, with product MTVQNVRVRVAPSPTGDPHVGTAYMALFNEVFARKYNGQMILRIEDTDQTRSRDDYEANIFSALKWCGIRWDEGPDVGGAYGPYRQSERTEIYKKYAEILLQTDCAYKCFATPQELQEMRAVASTLGYRGGYDRRYRYLSPEEVRQREEQGQPYTIRLKVPLTGESVFEDQCKGCVVFPWADVDDQVLVKSDGFPTYHFANVVDDHLMGITHVLRGEEWLSSTPKHLLLYEAFGWEPPQFFHMPLLLNPDGSKLSKRKNPTSIFYYRDAGYKKEAFMNFLTLMGYSMEGDEEIYSMQRLIEAFDPKRIGRSGAVFDIRKLDWMNKHYLNHEGSPESLLQELKGWLWNDEFLLKILPLCQSRITTLADFVGLTSFFFTAIPQYSKEELLPSSLKQEQAAVMLYSLVKYLEKKDLWEKDFFYQGSKWLAEAFQVHHKKAVIPLLYVAITGAKQGLPLFDSMELLGKARTRARLTYAQNLLGGVSKKVQQQVDKALQDQPLEDIRFLDF
- the recJ gene encoding single-stranded-DNA-specific exonuclease RecJ, producing the protein MEKDSLSSLGQKWDYPKHNEVFLKKILKEFHLHPAIAQVLISRGFQSIQEIRDFLYPQLSSLHSTSLFLDMEKAVARLLQAKANNEHVMIYGDGDVDGITGVTLIVEFLQILGVKTSYCCSGTLFKQHGETASLISQMLQDGISLLITVDCGITAGKEVHAINKQGIDVIVTDHHMPTGKLPHCVAMLNPKLDKNPYPNKELTGVGVAFKLVCATYEELIQQDASWKDKIDLLRFLDLVSLGTIADVGRLSGENRILVSYGIKEIAKGKRLGLKKLCSLSGVDKSEVSSTNLGIRITPKLNSLGRLADSSQGVKLLLSHDPKNIGTIVSELSAVNQERQRIEAEVLRDVERILAANPKLTAQSAIVLASPNWHSRVIPIISARLARTYNKPVAIIALQDGIGKGSLRTIGSFPLLGVLRKCESFFLSYGGHDFAAGLMIKEDQVEGFRKKFIHLVSSSLRKDDAMRTLSLDVGMDFSRINRDLIASMELLEPFGKGNVSPVFYTKAIQVRYPKLLAGNHVKLYLNSGERNLEGTAFGQGDKISLLKANWNIPLDIAYTLRIMRRSARGAIRLLIQDFRIQIPRL
- a CDS encoding S41 family peptidase; the encoded protein is MMRFARFCLLVLTLFPQLAFSAEPLRRQDVRKTVDKLVEHHIDTQQISPYILSRSLEDYVRSFDSHKAYLTQDEVFSHAFSEEATRPLFKQYQEDNFSSFKELDTCIQQSISRAREWRSSWLTDSIRVIQDAMSHTIEKKPSAWASSIEEVKQRQYDLLLSYASIYLEDAAKNRYQGKEHALVKLCIRQIENHENPYIGINDHGYRMSPEEEANSFHVRIIKSIAHSLDAHTAYFSQEEALSMRAQLEKGMCGIGVVLKEDIDGVVVKEVLAGGPADKTGSLRVGDIIYRVNGKNIENTPFPGVLDSLRGSPGSSVTLDIHRQNNDHVIQLRREKILLDSRRVDVSYEPYGNGIIGKITLHSFYEGENQVSSEQDLRKAIRELQEKNLLGLVLDIRENTGGFLSQAIKVSGLFLTNGVVVVSRYADGSVKRYRTISPQKFYDGPLAVLVSKSSASAAEIVAQTLQDYGVALIVGDQQTYGKGTIQHQTITGSNSQEDFFKVTVGRYYSPSGKSTQLEGVKSDIVIPSRYAEDKLGERFLEYALPADQYENVINDNLGDLDINIRPWFQKYYSPHLQKPELVWREMLPQLAHNSQERLEKNKNFEIFVQHLKKTNKQDRSFGSNDLQMEESVNIVKDMILLKSIS
- a CDS encoding lipoprotein, which produces MKRFFLFIVATAALLTQGCSYEPPKREYILAQKCSPLFKHARTLDFSLAQAVFEMTFFTKAPPCVSSLEELSQN
- a CDS encoding small cysteine-rich outer membrane protein, coding for MKKTALLAALCSVVSLSSCCRIVDCCFEDPCAPIQCSPCESKKKDVDGGCNSCNGYVPACKPCGGDTHQDAKHGPQARGIPVDGKCRQ